The Vespula vulgaris chromosome 3, iyVesVulg1.1, whole genome shotgun sequence DNA window ATTATATTTGCGCTCGAAGTACCGAAGttccagagagaaagagagagaacgcattGGTACAAACCACGGTTGGTACTTCTGTTTGCACCGGCACTCTAATTGATTATTTGACGTCTCTGATAATGCGATGATGGTCGCTCTACCATTCTCTTACTAGTTTGCTATGCACACTCTGAGATGGGACTGATTTTGCAATGGAACGGATTGCAAAATCAGCAGGTGTTAAAgatttttcaacaaaaatttgaaatactAAGTAACGTATGCCGTTATAATTtgtctttgcttttttttagaaaagattctttttctcaacTTCTTCCTATCGACCTAGTTTAAAATGTACTTTTAAATtagttaaattaatataacgttatacgttaatatttatacgtttcgCTATGTTCATTCTAAACAATAGTTGCTcgtacttatgtacatatgtacatttataacAGATGATcgatcgcttttttttttgtcgtcgtTTTTCATAgtcgaaatacaaaaaagtagGATATCAAACAGATTTCGAAGCACGACCACCGACCGAGCGTATAAATACAACTCAATACCACTTAAAGACTATAGACTCTATAGAGCTAATACAAGAAGTCATACTGTGCGTCTCGCTATCATTGTAAATCTACAAatcgataaatgaataaatgtcATTTATATGAATAGATATACTATCATCtagcaaaattaatttactattttaatgaacgttttatcttaattttctatataaaaatgaattttttataaacattttctatatctGCTTGAATTTGTACATAAAATCGGTTAAGTGTGTTTCCATTATTCTCAACAGACAATATTCAACTGCAATCTCCATGAGTAAATATACCACATACCGAGTGAAAAGAGAAACTGAAGTACCACTCGGTAACGTAGAACGCTAATAAAGAGAATCACGCGGTGCTTTTGTCGATCGGCAAGCTACAGATGGTCAAATCAACTCCCTACATTCGTTTTTTCTATTGGTTAAGTCTCAGTCGTTATATTAtcttaataaaagattatcaAATTGATAATGTTGATAACATACCTTCACTACATGTTCGAATCCTTTGGATCGTGCAATATGTACAGAATCTGTTAAGCCAACAGCAAAAacctttcttttaaattcctCAACATGATCCATTGCCTATAAATATGgaataataatcattgaattaataagtttttttttttaattataaatgttaataatatcaaataactTGCAAATTTGACTATGCACTCTCCACCGTAACTGTGTGCTACTATAGCAACATATTTAGAATTTGATGGTCCGATATAGTCATTCCATACTGTTTTCAAATGTTCATGAGGATCTCCACTACCCtgttcataaattttttgtatcgcttacaaaatatatttctcaaataaaatacatagcTTTGTTAAAACAAACTTTAATAGAAACCTTAATTTTACTTGGTTTTCCTTTAATTAATCTGAAGTTATCGTTGGTATTCAATACAAACAATCCATAACCCAAATCTTTAGCTTTTCTAATATACGGTATTTGAGTTCCGGTAAAAAGGctatcatttataattaaacgtcTAGCCCATTGTCCAGCTCTGACAACGCCACTACCAtgaatcaaaattaatattttttcattttctaaagcATCGTTTGATGCAAATATAAAAGACTTTTTGTTTTCTGAAATAGTACTTTGTTTCGGTAATGGTAATCTATTTAAACCTTCTTTCTCCAAcaaactatatacatattcattaaTAACCTGTAATTGAAGCATTatgcattataaaatattgatatatataataattaatatataaataaatcgatacaaCTTACTTCACCTAACGCTTCATAACGTTTTTGATTGTATTGTGGATTCTCGCTTACATTAAATTCAAAACCTTCATTAATCAACAAACCTGTTTctgtatttaatttctttaattttccatctattattaaaataaaaattttaaatatcatattgatatctttcaaatattttgtttctatatcAAATACTTGTTTTCTATATCATAttgaatatacaatatatatattgtaagaaatacaaaatatatatgcatatatgtataaaaaagttaGCATTGAGCATACCTGCGTCAAAATCATATCCAAATTCATTGAGAGACTTTGGAAAATCAGAACAGGCCATCGTAGTTATGCCTAACAactgaataaaattaatataatagtattcaATACAATTAAGttcaaaacattttattactttattacaatataaccTTATTACCTTATgcagaataataaaattaataatttctacataattaatattgaaaatataatacagtAATGTAgttcttcgataaaaatagaaaaaatatacttaacTGCATTTATTACGCCAAAACATTGAGGAAAACATCGATAAACATTTATACCTgtttttcgaacgatatttcGAAGTGACATCGTAAATCAACAATGGCGCCAAATGCAATTCGATTATCGAAGTAATgttgaaatattatcgatacattatcgaagaaatattgaaatttaatttttctcatttatattacTCGCAAAAAAGAGAACTACTCTTCTACGcaattttatgaaattgtaatctaaaataaagaaaacgagtAATTGCTAAACATTTAAGAAGATTTGttacaaaattttgttattaaattgttataattacaaatatatggACCAcataaaaatcaatgaatcaataaaaaataaacaatttttattttaatttaaccaataatataatctttttatttcaattacaatattaacttacaataaaagatataaaaattgaaacacAGTTCTCATTTTATATACCATAAACACGTATTTTAAactacaataatatatatattatcagaatttaataatatatatatttttgtattaattttcaataagtaTACTCAATTTCtgatttttatgtattaagaATTTGTCacgtttgtaatattataagttataatttcagattaaattttaaaacatatatatgtacaaacagATGTATAttgtcaaaaatataaaaaaatatctttttataagtCGCAATTTCTActatttatcattaatcaaCAACTATATTGacaattattgtaaaaaatatatacttgaaatctgtaatattattatatatatcagataAAATCTAAGTTTTAAGACTACAAGTCCATAATTATTtcatctaaaaatatataaatgaaaacatatattctatttttttttctttttttttcttttctttttttaatgtattaacTATTTTACTTTAGCTTAATTTTGAATTAAGctattatttccttatttGCAATGGATCATAACTTTGATTACACCACTTTCTGCTTTTGTTTGCGCAAACGCTGCAACAGTATCCTCTATTTTGTAGTTGTGAGTTATAAGTGGTTTCAcatctatttttttcgaagataacAGTTCTAATGCATCACCATAGctggaaattaatttcattaatttcagtAACTATGCTTTATAACTTAAATATACAGCTATACATATAAAGTTAAACTAAAACATTATTTCTCTAACAAATACTTACTCGTTAGCATATCTAAAAACACCTCTAATATCAACCTCTCTTACTAATGCATTCATAAGTGGAACTTGTACTTCAGGAGGACCACAACCAACCAAAACAATCACACCGCCTGATTTAGTTAcctgaaataaatttttgtaatatatgattgtatttaacaattttatttaatataaatatcatactCACTAATATAGCTAAACGTATTGATGCTTGAGCACCAGATGCATCAATTGTCTGATCAGGATCATCACCAAATAATTCATgaatcttttttacattttcattttcagaaACCTCACGTTTTGTTAGATATACCTCATCAGCTCCAAGCTTCTTAGCTACATCTAATTTATCTTGctttatatctaaaaataacatttattttattttctacaaaatttatacaagtaccttaataaattaaaattaaaaatagattcaagcaaaaataaaattttttaaataattcactACTAACAAATAACATACCAGTAATAATAACTTTACTAGCACCCATAGCTTTAGCAACTAATAACGTTACTAAACCAATTGGTCCAGCACCTAAAATTAACACTTTGGAACCAATCTTTACACCGGCACGTTTGCAAGCATGAACACCAACCGATAAGGGCTCCATAAGAGCTCCTTCTTCTAATGTTACATGATCAGgcaatctataaaatataataaattcaaatacattataagaatattcaaatttttctatcatacaaattattaaaaaatataataaatcaaccTAAAGACAAACTgccaataacaataatattttaatgaataatatttatcgaataatttcgataaaacatttataatattcaaataatatttatattttattcgtttaccAGTTAATAATCATAACGATTTTTAAACTTTCTGCGCGTCCGAAATTAGTccgaatttattaatatcatttgtttcaaataattaatcgcAATTTGCTTTATTACATTTATgctgaaaaagataataacgaagcaataattttttattgagtAATCCtgatattgataaataaataataattaatattattattgtacgtAACAAATTGATGCTTCATAATTTACtgaattttttcaatagatGTCGCCTCTAAAGCATGTACTGAAAACGAGTGAAATATCGtatctgttttatttattatcgatgagTATATTTGTATGGTTTACGTGTATTCTTATTGGTCGTTGCGTGATAAGGCACAGATTTAAATAAGAAGCGTGTGTCTAACCGTCGTTCTTCAGGTATGAAGAAGTGTAACATTATAGAATTGTCTGCATGTTTATCATTGTAAAGTttgatatacaatatattgGTAGTTTCAGAGCAGTTATTTGagacgttttatattttaatagcaAATGGAATGTATATTTGTACGGAAGTTTAGgagatttatataattgaaagtAATTGTAGAAAGCGTGTTACAACGAAGGACTGTTGTAAAGGACGAGGTtggctttattttattatttatagaaagtttaaattatttcataatgattattttatataaaatagagaacGTGAAGTCTTTACTTGACTTGACGTAACATTCATTACTTATTTTGTATTGTTTTATGCTTTTGAATGTTTATTAGATCTCTTTTAGAAAAGAACTTGATAgaaattgtgtgtgtgtgatgcatttaaaatattttaataataaaatacgttaatatagtaatatttcagaataatttattttgaaagactatttttttagtaatactttattatatttattattaaagcatggtttttatgataaatttataaagatatacaCAACTGTCatatgaaagaagaagcgaACAGAcgtgtaatttttataattaaaaattaatatattcctTCACACTTAACAGATGGAATCTCGATTACCAAAACCTAAccatttctataaaaaagcTACGACTATGATAgatatagatttaaaaaaaaaaaaccaaagcATGACAAAAATTCAAACTGGCTTATCACGTGCAGTAAGCAGTACAAAACTTACAgatgatacaaaaaaagacaaaaatatgttaaataatgaTGGGAAATCTAATAACGAAAATGAATCTTTACCGCAAACTACACgtacaaaaaatattgctgCAATTACAAGATCTAACGAGGCAATCAAAGCTATGAAAAGGCCAGGACCAATTGTGACAACTGCTAATACAAAGAAACCAAAAGTTAAAGTTAGCGTAAAGGCTATTACTCcaagaaaaacattaaaaactgTATTGAAAACAAGAAATGGTATAAATCGACCTACTGAAAATAATACTAACAATAagactactgctactactactactactactactactactacgactGCTACTGTCAATAAATGGGATTATAAAGGTCGTTTCGCAATAGTAAATAGCGAACTGATCAAATTGCGtggaaattataaagaaatattaagtaaAAATACAGAACtgcaaaaaataatagatgaCTTAAAAGATAATGGGAACacatacaaattaaaattagaagaatATGAAACTTTAAAAACAACTTTATCTAAAGAACTTGAAACGACGAAGGAAGAACTTAAACAAGtacaaaatgaaaaggaagacTTCGTAAAACGTTGGACAAAGGCAGAAGAAGCATATAAGAAAGTAACTGAAGAGTTAAAAGAACTCCAAGATAAATTTGCAGACCAACAAGCAAAATTACAAGAGCAAACAATTGAAACTAAAAAAGTTAAAACAAAATTGGAACATGATGAAAATCTTATTAAAGATTTAACTATTCACAAAGAAGAATTACAATCTCTTGTCCATCAGATGGATAAAGAACGTAGAATCCTTCATAATACCGTACAAGAAATGAAAGGTAATATCAGAGTATTTTGTCGAGTACGTCCACGAACTCCAAAAGAATCTTCAAAACCGTGAGTTATTTTACATTCATGAAAGATCACTTCAccattatgtaaataaatattatatttattatatttccacagattatgttttataaaattcgttGATGAATGTACTATAGAAATAGGAAAATCAGATGGTTCAGACATGGCTAGTTGCAGTGGAAAAGTAAGAAATGTACGGCAAGAATTCTCCTTTGACAAAGTGTTTCCACATAATGCATCACAGGCTGATATTTTCGAAGAATTATCTCTTTTAGTTCAATCTGCTCTTGAAGGATATAATGTTTGTGTATTTGCATATGGTCAAACTGGTTCTGGGAAAACGTACACGATGGAAGGAGAGCCTGGATTTGATACAGAAGGCATGATACCCAGAACGgtaaataatacatacttatctaatcttttttaaaaaaagattgatttaaatttaattaataataaatttctatttattgtcATAATGCTTATAGGTTCGACACATATTTAAAGAGATGAAAGAATTAGAGCTCCTTGGGTGGGAATACAGGATAGAAGCAAGTTTCTTGGAGATTTATAATGAACATATAGTTGATCTTCTTGACTCGCAATGTAACAAAATTCATGAAATACGTATGAGAGATAATAGAGGTCATGATCTTTATGTGAGTAACCTCAAAGTTGAAGAAATACATAATGCTGAAGAATTACAGGACTGTTTATTGACCGCGCAGCGTAATAGAGCTGTTGCAGCTACCAATTCAAATGAACGGTatacttaatattattaagattgctaattattaattgctttaaaatattgaaaacgaatttaattttttagatcATCTAGATCTCATTCAGTAGCACGTATACGACTAATTGGTGAACATAAAACAAAGGAAGAAATCTGTATAGGAAATCTTAATTTAGTTGACTTAGCAGGTTCTGAACGATTAAAGGGCGAAGAAGCAGCTAGAACCGCAGAaacaaagaatattaataaatcattagCTAATCTTGGTAACGTTATCCTTGCACTTTTAAAGAAGCAAGAACATGTGCCGTATAGAAATTCAAAATTGACACATTTATTGATGCCATCTTTAGGAGGTAATTCAAAAACCCTTATGTTGCTTAATATATCTCCTTTAGATGAATGTTATAACGAAACATTGAATTCCTTAAGATTTGCCAGTAATGtgaataattgtaaaataaatgttaaaagagTTCGAACTGCGTTAccaaatatatcgaataatttatcatcTAGTTCAACGTCAGATATATAatgcaaatttttaatattaatctgtcaaagtattttcatataaatcaattattttatttgagaaatcattatctataatattttaatatgtaattgAGATATAAgcaaaatatatgttatatctaTCCGTTTTTTTACCATatgaaattacaaatataaaataagaagtaatattatatgcaCAATCAAAATATGcagttaaataaattaaataagtttttttttatatagaataatagattttgtatttctcttaatatttaataaaaaaactcgTTACTGTCTtgtatcttttaataattaatctacacgtatatagattaataatatactttaaaaACTTACTTGAAACAAAAATCAGCTGCGTGTTTGTAAAAGCGTCTCAAACTGCCATGTACAGGAGGAGTAGCACAAAATACCATGtctttacataaattataacgACCGTCTTTACAGAACGTACATAATCTACAAGGCACACCAGGTTCAATAGCTACACGATCACCGACCTgtgtaaaacaaataaaacaataatttatttaatattttcatataatccAATAGTATAATCAAAGTATCTTACCTTCAaatttgttacattttttcCAAGTTTAGCAATTACTCCAGATGATTCATGACCGATAATCATTGGTTcacgtaaaataaaatcgccTATTCTACCCTTTTCAAGATAGTGAACGTCCGATCCACAAATTCCAACACATCTCATTTCTATTAACACTtctaaaaatgataatgacaattaataacaaaattgaaCTTAAATGCAAATTATCAATAATcgtgatttttcatttttactaaCCATTAGTATCTGGTTCCTCAATAGGTGTCTGttcctataataaataaaaaatatttatatatattatagatacaaTATGatacgtttgtatatatatgtatatatgtatgtatgtatgtatgtatgtatgtatgtatgtatgtatgtatgtatacacacacacacacacatttattattatattatataacacattattatattattattatattatataacatataaagtatacctatatatacattttattctaCTGTAAAACGCGTAACAATGTTTGAGTGAGTAGCAATTCGAAGCTATTCCTTGTTTATTtgctatacatacatatatttccatTCTGATAATGAGTATTTGCTCAGATATTACATAAGCTAATCAGCCTGCTATGAACATTAAAATCATTCAACGCGGAGAATAGTAAAAGCTCATAAAGTCGTTTTACTCGACGTAGATCATATGTACtttgcaaataataatttatttgactGCAGCGTTAAGTGCACTATTCAAGGTTCAAGGCAGCTGATGCACTAGATACATTACTTCCTTTGCAATGCTTGCCATTGAATGTATTTAAcacatttatgtatgtatgtgtataaatgaGTTGTCTcgcgattaaaaattatttctattgttattattagtaaacggatttttataaagttttattatgtatatgtgaaaaatattttatctaaaaattttaaaatttttaatactcaACATCACGATAAGATAAAcattcaaaatcaaaaaagtgatagatatatgtataaataaacaattaaaaatgtacttcttatttttttgttttatcaatatcagaaatatttttatattaattcaattgATATACTTAAGAAGTAATAGTATAGAGATAGTCGCATACGTCAGAAATAATCGATTGACTATGTATGTTGCAAGGGTCAGAGATAAATtcaacaaatacatatatattctatcgTTTGATTATTGCatcttctttaaataaatacaattacataagataaataatcttttatcgatcaaatagataacatatatatggaATATTCGTCTATAGATGGCCGAGCAAATACTTTACTCGCAATTCATttaaagtaacaaaaaagttTACGAAAAAACTTATACATAAGAAttagataagaaatttttacggCTCTTCGAACAGTTACAAAATACAGTTACAAAAtacatgtaaaaaaattttctttttactcgtgACCTTCTCGAATTATTAAAGTCAGCATAGCTTTTTTctacatagattttttttcagaccaatatttttttcaatcaaaatcaaatctaataaaatattactatgcatattttattagatgACAAATATACAtcgttgaataaataaaaaatatcacaaaCACGCGATATGTGAATTCGAAATGAGAtgatcattaaataaaaattatattgaatatattaaatattactacaatcacaaaagaaaaaagagattatttcgaatatagaATTTTGAAGATTcttattacgaagaaaattctgataatcgataaaactttAACACTCCTTTTACTAATAGTcctttttaattcatataataaattatttcatttcattcaagatatatacaaaataatgaataattaataattaatatattaaaataaagcaACGTAAATCcgatgaaattttctaagaagAAATCTAAtgcgatattaaatttttttacttaccaGCCGAATGTCATTGATGCCGTAAAGTATGGCAGTGAGATTATCCTTGGCCATGTTTTCGGTCTTGTcgttgaataaatttttcttcaaactaAAGATGGATTCCTTTGTAATAGAAGGCACTTTGATGCTTCTTCGAGTAACGGACGATGGAATGACTCTTTGAACGAGATAACATCACTCCTTATATACGATTTCTAAACCGCTGGCCCTAATATCACTACTGTTTGATTACCTTATGCGTCTGTAAAGACGGTTTTCGAAGTATTCTCTGCTGATTCGGCTGGGTTTCCTTCTAGTCAAGCGCGCGCACATACCTTTATGTTTCTATATTTACTTGACATTTAACGTGTATCCATAGGGTTCAAAATAAGTTATTATCTTATGGAAATATCATTGACAAATCTggaatacttttatttatttatttatttttttttttttttttttttttttgttaaagatTATACGACGAAAGTAGtgccaaatatttttcatgataatataatcatttaaaaCGCTTGTATTAATGAGACAAAGAtagatcgaataatattttgtgataataaaaaagaaaattttttatttacgttcatacagtatcgaaaaatattttgtcggAGTTagttaatattgataaaaatggaTGAATTgtgaaaaatagtaataaataaaagtataaagcGATTGGTAATGTGCTTGGACCTTCATCGGTTGATAATTTTAAGTCTAATCGTATCTTATCGATAAATGTAAACGTAAAGACGGACTCTACATTATCGATAAAAGTAATATCGGATTACGAGTtctatattatcgaaaaatgatAATGTTCTATATTATCAACAATCgtaaatacaatttaaaaaaaaacgtttcatTTGTATTCGTCATAAATGAAAGTTCGTAACTTGTAaaaatacttctttttcttttttttttctttttttattaatgaacatgcataattatgtaaaaagaatttttaataatttaacgcACATATCATTGCTACGCCTCGTTTAATCCAATGTGCTTGTGTATTTTGACTTGGTATTTCCATAGCTAAAACAAAATTGGTCGAATGTCCAGTTGTACTTAAAGTACCAGCACGTGCAATCGTCTTATATACGGGACATATATAAACCCTATCCTCGAACACTTGATGATCTATTTCTGGGAGTAAAAGGATAGGGGacatctctaaaaaaaaaaaaaaaacatttaagtccatgatataaattaaaattaatatagagaATATTAACATAGATCCTATTTTTCAGATATAATCAAAAGGCATATAGTTAAAAACTTTCTCGTAATAGTCTATCCAAAAGTGCTACCGtctcgaaataaaaatcaaaactcTTGATTGagcttatttttttataaatttaatatatatatatataacaatttttttttgtaattttaagtatttttttttttttaatttaaataaatttaaaagaacattttttgaatcgttagattgaaaaaaaacaGGTCGTACTACTTGACTTGCGCATTCTTTTGACATGACaccaattgatttttatatctagagttatattaaattaatcgttgatgagagaaagaaagaaaacgagagagaaagagaaatatcaaCACAGTAAGAGAATTAGTTGCTagaattatcttttcttttaataatcttcGTAACCACCCATAGATATcgttcaattatatataattgaatgaataattgaaattgtattataattgaaCAATAGATTATCGTTCAATTATAACCACTTTATAATAACCACTATAACGTTATAACAACTATCAAACGacgtataattatcatttctataatatttcataatattacaatttattaaaacaataaaagagtCCTTTTCacgttgaaattatttcaagttctcatttctttaatatcgtattatttcgATATGGACACTATTTCATTAcgaaaagatattgaaatccatttatcatatttgaaaattaggAATGCTTATTTTGAAACACTCTGTATAATTATTACGGTTTATATTTACCGGTATACAATTCCTTTGGACGTGATTCTTGTAAATAGATTCCACCCCATCGGCAACCCTCAAGAAATAATCCGTATATTACACAACCATCTTCTGGTTTATGCGTTGGTTTTGAAGCCAATaccttttatattaaaaataacattccAATGTATAGTTATAGAtggttttattattcattattacatgaaaataattaaaagaaaaattttgtcaaTAGCGAATAGTACTGTTTCATTTGTTACCTGAAAATTAAAGTCGATCGTATCGATGGAAATAACATATTTCCGCGCATAATTT harbors:
- the LOC127062887 gene encoding protein claret segregational, translated to MESRLPKPNHFYKKATTMIDIDLKKKNQSMTKIQTGLSRAVSSTKLTDDTKKDKNMLNNDGKSNNENESLPQTTRTKNIAAITRSNEAIKAMKRPGPIVTTANTKKPKVKVSVKAITPRKTLKTVLKTRNGINRPTENNTNNKTTATTTTTTTTTTTATVNKWDYKGRFAIVNSELIKLRGNYKEILSKNTELQKIIDDLKDNGNTYKLKLEEYETLKTTLSKELETTKEELKQVQNEKEDFVKRWTKAEEAYKKVTEELKELQDKFADQQAKLQEQTIETKKVKTKLEHDENLIKDLTIHKEELQSLVHQMDKERRILHNTVQEMKGNIRVFCRVRPRTPKESSKPLCFIKFVDECTIEIGKSDGSDMASCSGKVRNVRQEFSFDKVFPHNASQADIFEELSLLVQSALEGYNVCVFAYGQTGSGKTYTMEGEPGFDTEGMIPRTVRHIFKEMKELELLGWEYRIEASFLEIYNEHIVDLLDSQCNKIHEIRMRDNRGHDLYVSNLKVEEIHNAEELQDCLLTAQRNRAVAATNSNERSSRSHSVARIRLIGEHKTKEEICIGNLNLVDLAGSERLKGEEAARTAETKNINKSLANLGNVILALLKKQEHVPYRNSKLTHLLMPSLGGNSKTLMLLNISPLDECYNETLNSLRFASNVNNCKINVKRVRTALPNISNNLSSSSTSDI
- the LOC127062888 gene encoding FAM172 family protein homolog CG10038 isoform X1, with the protein product MRKIKFQYFFDNVSIIFQHYFDNRIAFGAIVDLRCHFEISFEKQLLGITTMACSDFPKSLNEFGYDFDADGKLKKLNTETGLLINEGFEFNVSENPQYNQKRYEALGEVINEYVYSLLEKEGLNRLPLPKQSTISENKKSFIFASNDALENEKILILIHGSGVVRAGQWARRLIINDSLFTGTQIPYIRKAKDLGYGLFVLNTNDNFRLIKGKPSKIKGSGDPHEHLKTVWNDYIGPSNSKYVAIVAHSYGGECIVKFAMDHVEEFKRKVFAVGLTDSVHIARSKGFEHVVKISKNWVCSDKPLDTPVLCPSGDIERVSAGHTVHEMSSSSCIDSLFRFIEDRYRSIHDTAKA
- the LOC127062888 gene encoding FAM172 family protein homolog CG10038 isoform X3, producing the protein MFSSMFWRNKCSITTMACSDFPKSLNEFGYDFDADGKLKKLNTETGLLINEGFEFNVSENPQYNQKRYEALGEVINEYVYSLLEKEGLNRLPLPKQSTISENKKSFIFASNDALENEKILILIHGSGVVRAGQWARRLIINDSLFTGTQIPYIRKAKDLGYGLFVLNTNDNFRLIKGKPSKIKGSGDPHEHLKTVWNDYIGPSNSKYVAIVAHSYGGECIVKFAMDHVEEFKRKVFAVGLTDSVHIARSKGFEHVVKISKNWVCSDKPLDTPVLCPSGDIERVSAGHTVHEMSSSSCIDSLFRFIEDRYRSIHDTAKA
- the LOC127062888 gene encoding FAM172 family protein homolog CG10038 isoform X2, producing MSLRNIVRKTGINVYRCFPQCFGVINALLGITTMACSDFPKSLNEFGYDFDADGKLKKLNTETGLLINEGFEFNVSENPQYNQKRYEALGEVINEYVYSLLEKEGLNRLPLPKQSTISENKKSFIFASNDALENEKILILIHGSGVVRAGQWARRLIINDSLFTGTQIPYIRKAKDLGYGLFVLNTNDNFRLIKGKPSKIKGSGDPHEHLKTVWNDYIGPSNSKYVAIVAHSYGGECIVKFAMDHVEEFKRKVFAVGLTDSVHIARSKGFEHVVKISKNWVCSDKPLDTPVLCPSGDIERVSAGHTVHEMSSSSCIDSLFRFIEDRYRSIHDTAKA
- the LOC127062889 gene encoding sorbitol dehydrogenase-like; its protein translation is MAKDNLTAILYGINDIRLEQTPIEEPDTNEVLIEMRCVGICGSDVHYLEKGRIGDFILREPMIIGHESSGVIAKLGKNVTNLKVGDRVAIEPGVPCRLCTFCKDGRYNLCKDMVFCATPPVHGSLRRFYKHAADFCFKLPDHVTLEEGALMEPLSVGVHACKRAGVKIGSKVLILGAGPIGLVTLLVAKAMGASKVIITDIKQDKLDVAKKLGADEVYLTKREVSENENVKKIHELFGDDPDQTIDASGAQASIRLAILVTKSGGVIVLVGCGPPEVQVPLMNALVREVDIRGVFRYANDYGDALELLSSKKIDVKPLITHNYKIEDTVAAFAQTKAESGVIKVMIHCK